Within the Myxococcales bacterium genome, the region TCAATAGTTCAAAATCCGTCGTGCCTTTGCCGTTCCGGCTGGCTTCGTATTCGTAGATGGTCTGCGACCTGCTGGGCGCGCTTTTCTGCCGCGTGTTGATGCGGATGCGCGCCTGGAAAACCTGGTCGCCGAACTTTTCCCGCAAGGTCTGTTCGACCTGGAAGGTGATCGCCTCCCGCCGGTCGTACATGGTGATGAGATACCCCAGGATGCTCAATTCCTGGTGCAGCTTCTGTTGCACCTTGCCGATGGTTTCGAGCAGGAATTTCAGGCCGAGCAGCGGCAGGTATTCGCACGAAATGGGCACCAGCACGTAGTCGGCAGCGACCAGCGCGTTGACCGTCAGCAGGCCGAGGTACGGCCCGTTGTCGATCAGCACGTAGTCGTAGCCGATTTTTTCCAGCGGGGCCAGGATGTTGCGCAGATACCGCTCGCGGCCCATCTGCGAAGCCAGGTTGAGGTCGGCGTTGGCCAGCGATTCGCCGGCCGGAACCAGGAACAGGTTTTCCTGCTTGGTCGGCACGATGATCGCGGACAGTTCGCCCTCGTCCAACAGCACCTCGCAAATGCCCGTTTCGTTCTCTTCCAGGCGGCGATGCAGAATCTGCGTGGCGTTGGCC harbors:
- a CDS encoding ParA family protein, giving the protein MKTIAIANQKGGVGKTTVAVNLGAGLARNGRKVLVVDLDSQANATQILHRRLEENETGICEVLLDEGELSAIIVPTKQENLFLVPAGESLANADLNLASQMGRERYLRNILAPLEKIGYDYVLIDNGPYLGLLTVNALVAADYVLVPISCEYLPLLGLKFLLETIGKVQQKLHQELSILGYLITMYDRREAITFQVEQTLREKFGDQVFQARIRINTRQKSAPSRSQTIYEYEASRNGKGTTDFELLTSEVLARIEGGASR